In one Massilia endophytica genomic region, the following are encoded:
- the dusB gene encoding tRNA dihydrouridine synthase DusB, with the protein MQIGPHTLRNNVFVAPMAGVTDRPFRQLCKELGAGYAVSEMAASNPKLWASEKSSRRTDHEGEMEPKAVQIAGADPQDLADCAKFNVDKGAQIIDINMGCPVKKVCNNWCGSALLQHEDLVERILHAVVGAVDVPVTLKFRTGWNRENKNALRIARIAEQAGIQMLTLHGRTRADGYSGDAEYETIAAVKAEVKIPVVANGDITTPEKARYVLERTGADAVMIGRAAQGRPWIFREIDYYLRTGNHLPPPLVAEVRQLMDEHLRAHYAFYGEFVGVRTARKHIGWYVRDLPGGEEFRQAMNRLESTDEQLRAVDGFFESQWKYGERLQYRLPEEMLAA; encoded by the coding sequence GTGCAAATCGGCCCTCATACACTCCGCAACAACGTCTTCGTCGCCCCCATGGCGGGCGTGACGGACCGTCCCTTCCGGCAACTGTGCAAGGAGCTGGGCGCGGGCTATGCGGTGTCGGAAATGGCGGCCTCCAACCCGAAGCTGTGGGCCAGCGAGAAAAGTTCGCGCCGTACGGACCATGAAGGCGAAATGGAGCCGAAGGCGGTGCAGATCGCAGGCGCCGACCCCCAGGACCTGGCCGACTGCGCCAAATTCAACGTGGACAAGGGCGCGCAGATCATCGACATCAATATGGGCTGCCCCGTCAAGAAGGTGTGCAACAACTGGTGCGGCTCGGCCCTGCTGCAGCACGAGGACCTGGTCGAGCGCATCCTGCACGCCGTGGTGGGCGCGGTGGACGTGCCCGTGACCCTGAAATTCCGCACCGGCTGGAACCGCGAGAACAAGAATGCGCTGCGCATAGCGCGCATTGCCGAGCAGGCAGGGATCCAGATGCTGACCCTGCACGGCCGCACCCGCGCCGACGGCTACAGCGGCGACGCCGAATATGAAACGATTGCGGCCGTGAAGGCCGAGGTGAAGATTCCCGTGGTCGCCAACGGCGACATCACCACGCCGGAGAAGGCGCGCTACGTGCTGGAGCGCACGGGCGCCGACGCGGTGATGATCGGCCGCGCCGCCCAGGGCCGCCCCTGGATCTTCCGCGAAATCGATTACTACTTGCGTACAGGCAATCACTTGCCGCCGCCACTGGTGGCCGAAGTGCGCCAGCTCATGGACGAACACCTGCGCGCCCACTACGCCTTCTACGGCGAGTTCGTGGGCGTGCGCACGGCGCGCAAGCACATTGGCTGGTATGTGCGCGACCTGCCGGGCGGCGAGGAATTCCGCCAGGCCATGAACCGCCTGGAATCGACGGACGAGCAGCTGCGCGCGGTGGACGGCTTCTTCGAATCGCAATGGAAGTACGGGGAACGGTTACAATACCGCCTCCCCGAGGAAATGCTGGCCGCTTAA